One window of Plasmodium relictum strain SGS1 genome assembly, chromosome: 14 genomic DNA carries:
- a CDS encoding histone-arginine methyltransferase, putative yields MNTENKELKELFKAIENIINSYENELTIKRKESFANEEYAYSLCDDYKSRKTKNVVIHMLNKNINILYCSDEYKNIIFINFLRLCQLNNLDVKKYHDIFLKYDIISSFPNFEKYLNYFLKPVINNDKLLWDVNKEYFELYNLQFKKKCNNDNDSYFLLENEVKNKLNELLENSSNDSTSSFSEENSVSSSSSEKSFICDNTSDDEIINIKAHNNESLSNLLLKISHKNNSNVLEEESCFLNSGLNNEKKVMRIPFNNEVREDMPYKNFIIENRKKVDKKEKNAFLNLNNINLNHLVDSIVSKNRECNSIDKMMKDNINGSLVDKFVKTYENEHEEIKNLHTKINSMEQIIKHLMNEIIKRDLKDKQLKDNKIKGLNFNKKEINMELNSEKNEEKNEIICNEIDNIKNINTNNVSNNDSKEIDKNYFDSYNYTSIHRTMILDKSRTNSYYEFIYKNKEIFKNKIVLDIGCGSSIISLFCSDHAKIIVGIDNAEKILNKAKKIAEKNKANNIFLFKGKLEDNDIYIDEKEQIYYLSKNINIENFQKINNVQLKLLKFDIIISEWMGYFLFYECMINTILYARDVYLKENGYIFPNKIYLYICGYNDLEYINENILIWDKPLYNKDLSELKPNFKKFIENAKIINVDKNKVSTEIINYSTINLYTYKKDNFYVNSEFKIPIKEDQIVTSLCFYFDCIFEISTFYENTYQYISNENKMKPIVNSNSTTNILTTSMFKEKTHWKQTLLHLHCCNNIAQIFCIDKKQSNYLHGNIYISPQTKNSRNINAVLHIKKNKSININEELICCYSID; encoded by the coding sequence atgaatacagAAAATAAGGagttaaaagaattatttaaagcaatagaaaatataattaatagtTACGAAAATGAATTGACAATTAAAAGGAAAGAAAGTTTTGCAAATGAAGAATATGCATATAGTTTATGTGATGATTACAAAAGTAGAAAAACGAAAAATGTTGTAATACAtatgttaaataaaaatattaatatattatattgtaGTGATGAATACAAAAACATAAtatttatcaattttttaagGTTATGTCAATTGAATAATTTAGATGTGAAAAAATAtcatgatatatttttaaaatatgatattatttcttcatttcctaattttgaaaaatatttaaattattttttaaaaccagttataaataatgataaattattatgGGATGTAAACAAGgaatattttgaattatataacttacaattcaaaaaaaaatgcaataatgataatgataGCTATTTTCTATTAGAAaatgaagtaaaaaataaattgaatGAACTTTTAGAAAATTCTTCTAATGATAGCACCTCAAGTTTTAGTGAAGAAAATTCTGTTTCTTCGTCTTCATCAGAAAAATCATTCATTTGTGATAACACAAGCGatgatgaaataataaatataaaagcaCATAACAATGAGAGTCtttcaaatttattattaaagatTTCACATAAGAATAATTCCAACGTTTTAGAAGAAGAATCGTGTTTTTTAAATAGCggattaaataatgaaaaaaaagtgatGAGGATACCTTTTAATAATGAAGTAAGAGAAGATATGCCATAtaagaattttattatagaaaatagaaaaaaagttgataaaaaagaaaaaaatgccTTTTTGaacttaaataatattaatttaaatcatttagtAGATTCAATTGTAAGTAAAAATAGGGAATGTAATTCCATTGATAAAATGATGAAGGATAATATAAATGGTTCACTAGTTGATAAATTTGTAAAAACATATGAAAATGAACATGAGGAAATAAAGAATTTGCacacaaaaataaatagtatGGAACAAATTATTAAGCATTTGATGAATgagataataaaaagagaTTTGAAAGATAAACAGTTGAAAGATAATAAGATTAAAGGACtgaattttaataaaaaagaaataaatatggAATTAAAtagtgaaaaaaatgaagaaaaaaatgaaataatatgCAATGAAATagacaatataaaaaatataaatacaaataatgTAAGCAACAATGATTCAAAGGAAATAGATAAAAACTATTTCGATAGTTACAATTATACCAGCATACATAGAACAATGATTTTAGATAAAAGTAGAACCAATTCTTACtatgaatttatatataaaaataaagaaatatttaaaaataaaatcgtTTTAGATATAGGATGTGGATCATCTATAATTTCTTTGTTTTGTTCTGACCACGCAAAGATCATTGTTGGTATTGATAATGCtgagaaaattttaaataaagcaAAGAAAATAGCAGAAAAAAACAAAGcaaacaatatttttttatttaaaggtAAATTAGAAgataatgatatatatatagatgaaaaagaacagatatattatttaagtaaaaatataaacattgaaaattttcaaaaaattaataatgttcagttaaaacttttaaaatttgatATTATTATATCAGAATGGATGggatatttcttattttacgAATGTATGATAAATACTATCTTATATGCTAGAGATGTTTACTTAAAGGAAAATGGTTATATATTcccaaataaaatatatttatatatatgtggaTACAATGAtttagaatatataaatgaaaatatattaatatggGACAAGCCATTATATAACAAAGATTTATCTGAGTTAAAAccaaatttcaaaaaattcatagaaaacgcaaaaattataaatgtagataaaaataaagtatctactgaaataattaattattctACAATTAACTTGTACACATATAAAAAGGACaatttttatgttaattCTGAATTTAAAATTCCTATAAAAGAGGATCAAATAGTGACGAGTTTGTGCTTTTATTTTGACTGCATTTTTGAGATCTCTacattttatgaaaatactTATCAATATATATCAAATGAAAACAAAATGAAACCTATAGTAAATTCAAATAGTACGACTAATATTTTAACAACAAGCATgtttaaagaaaaaactcATTGGAAGCAAACACTTTTACATCTACATTGTTGTAATAATATTGCTCAGATTTTTTGTATCGATAAGAAACAAAGTAATTACTTACATGGTAACATTTATATTTCCCCTCAAACAAAAAATTCAAGAAATATTAATGCAGtattacatataaaaaaaaataaatcaataaatataaatgaagaattaaTTTGTTGTTATTCTAtagattaa
- a CDS encoding RNA-binding protein, putative — translation MIFLKSFLMLGFAIFNVSSFIKHRPTFSNYIGNKTDKYKKKKRKICSLLSKNKDDEVESYIPYIYKDIAPSLKDLADEEYSYKELLNAYFPETIEREKRIKEEKKKLKEQNGKKQNIYEDLDTILNNTEKDIEEKLTENNIENFEHISKIKDGKAKNKILDNAYDIIESSLKKVYFSKKKEDDNKTNYLELAKKEKDLLYNKLINGYSMVNNSSTFDFFGVFYDSEDYKNEKKILLEMDKILNLEPFKSNQGDILQDIDSILKKNKIPASIRNFLIKYKHIGKKIYNMKKSENYKNKMECQTNELNYDNNQTNKQKEIEKENGYKLREDNKKDNSEDIEKNEESEENIKNNAVESSKKIINKEEKEEESMYKEFSKDLNKVIMTIHNNLNNEELIKKDCFYLDELYEAYKKHFKQMHIKRNILEPQRNNYDFLTFIHEHFEEYFFSKYGNFDYEFNERVRKIKKAIKDKKNIDNLQNKERFNKNENSQNEKNINNSNSDKILNKMGEITQHLDNSNSCSNNSDEKHIYNKINNYKDDSILEELKTNKKLKKYILIDIIKNYNKKIYDIYKPNDIITNVYGFSNYIDNEKHDKEIDLTFNKHSILNYDSKEVSNIDERLYVGKLVFGKIFRVEKNIAYVDINHAFYAEIHVDQMPYNIDNIEHVFKVNDKLIFEIYKMYTDKILLTLKNIQKINDLNKILLYKTKEIPFDVHVNSILKNGISASYNDIQTFIHISSISSKYKVKVEDEEKILDTLVNQKIKVYCTDIHKLSFSNILYEQNQQLKNINIYDAVEVDIIHISKYGLMVKYCDIVGLIHISEISKKKILNLSSIFKINDKIKGVIINIDYDNKRFSLSTKILESEGRNIIDHKMEIYDDIINIVNNIKKRNFSSKINDANIKNQLLSLIDIYKNDDSKEKKQVNDIIPEKINKDDEIYKSEEIYQNNKVNENEHTKYNNENNQLKDDNNDNNLKKEKIKDDTNSITNEKEQEEKELSIDIHNQMIPYLMIKQEESNKIEEPEEKKEIIWNLEDENFLSSNSPSQSSQFYEYQWSYFKEKKWINFTYYINRIMNYYFNINDDFFTYKEKNTIYEIDFVKSIRIDLSTGLYTKIRKTIIK, via the exons atgatttttttaaaatcgtTTTTGATGTTGGGATTTGCTATATTTAATGTATCATCATTCATAAAACATAGACCAACGTTCAGcaattat ATAGGAAATAAGAcagataaatataaaaaaaaaaaaagaaagatttGTTCTCTCTTGAGcaaaaataaagatgatGAAGTTGAGAGTTATAttccatatatttataaagataTAGCTCCTAGTTTAAAAGATTTAGCTGACGAg gAATATTCTTATAAAGAATTGTTGAATGCATATTTTCCGGAAACTATTGAAAGAGAAAAGagaataaaagaagaaaaaaagaaattaaaggaacaaaatggaaaaaaacaaaatatttatgaagATTTAGATACTATTTTAAACAATACGGAAAAagatatagaagaaaaattaacagagaataatatagaaaattttgaacatataagtaaaataaaagatggtaaagcaaaaaataaaattttagatAATGCTTATGATATTATTGAAagttcattaaaaaaagtatatttcaGTAAAAAGAAAGAGGatgataataaaacaaattatttagaattagcaaaaaaggaaaaggatCTATTATACAATAAATTGATAAATGGCTATTCGATGGTAAATAATAGTAGCACCTTTGATTTTTTTGGTGTATTTTATGATAGTGaagattataaaaatgagaaaaaaatacttttagaAATGGATAAAATTCTAAATCTAGAGCCTTTTAAAAGTAATCAAGGAGATATATTACAAGATATTGattctattttaaaaaaaaataaaattcctGCAAGTATACGAAATTTTCTCATAAAATACAAACATATtggtaaaaaaatttataatatgaaaaaatctgaaaattataaaaataaaatggagTGTCAAACAAATGAATTgaattatgataataatcAAACGAATAAACAGAAAgaaattgaaaaagaaaatggatATAAATTAAgagaagataataaaaaagataatagtgaagatatagaaaaaaatgaagaaagtgaagaaaatataaaaaataatgcagTAGAAAGTagcaaaaaaataattaataaagaagaaaaggaAGAAGAAAGTATGTATAAAGAATTTAGCAAGGATCTTAACAAAGTCATTATGACTatacataataatttaaataatgaagaactaataaaaaaggatTGTTTTTACTTGGATGAATTATATGAAGCatataaaaaacattttaaacAAATgcatattaaaagaaatatattagaaccacaaagaaataattatgactttttaacttttattcATGAGCATTTcgaagaatattttttttccaaaTATGGAAACTTTGATTACGAATTTAACGAGAGagtaagaaaaataaaaaaagcaattaaagataaaaaaaatattgataatttacaaaataaagaaagatttaataaaaatgaaaattcacaaaatgagaaaaatattaataatagtaacagtgataaaattttaaacaaaATGGGTGAAATCACTCAACACTTAGACAATAGTAATAGTTGCAGTAATAATAGTGATgaaaaacatatttataataagataaataattataaagatgATAGCATTTTAGAAGAACTAAAAACAAATAagaaactaaaaaaatacatattaattgatataataaaaaattacaataagaaaatatatgatatttATAAACCAAATGATATAATAACAAATGTATATGGTTTTAGTAATTATATTGATAATGAAAAGCATGACAAAGAAATTGATTTAACATTTAATAAACACAGTATACTAAATTATGATAGCAAAGAGGTATCAAATATTGATGAAAGATTGTATGTAGGAAAGTTAGTATTTGGTAAAATATTCAgagtagaaaaaaatattgcatATGTTGATATAAATCACGCTTTTTATGCTGAAATACATGTAGATCAGATGCCTTATAATATAGACAACATTGAGCATGTTTTCAAAGTTAATGATAAGTTaatatttgaaatatataaaatgtatacagataaaatattgttaacattaaaaaatatacaaaaaattaatgatcttaataaaatattattatataaaacaaaGGAAATTCCTTTTGATGTTCATGTTAActcaattttaaaaaatggaaTAAGTGCCTCTTATAATGATATACAAACATTTATTCATATTTCTTCTATATCAAGTAAATATAAAGTTAAAGtagaagatgaagaaaaaatattagacaCCTTAGTTAaccaaaaaataaaagtttattGTACAGATATTCATAAGTTAAGTTTTTCTAATATACTATATGAACAAAATcaacaattaaaaaatattaatatatatgatgCAGTTGAAGTAGatattatacatatttcCAAGTATGGATTAATGGTAAAATATTGTGATATAGTTGGATTAATTCATATATCAGAAATATCCAAAAAAAAGATACTTAATTTAAGTagcatatttaaaattaatgataaaataaaaggagttataataaatattgatTATGATAATAAACGATTTTCATTGTCtacaaaaatattagaaagtGAGGGAAGAAATATTATTGATCACAAAATGGAGATATATGatgatattattaatattgtaaataacattaaaaaaagaaattttagtTCTAAAATTAATGATGCAAATATAAAGAATCAATTATTATCTCTAATagacatttataaaaatgatgacTCAAAGGAAAAGAAACAAGTTAACGATATTATAcctgaaaaaataaataaagatgatgaaatatataaaagtgaAGAAATATATCAGAATAATAAAGTAAATGAAAACGAGCAtactaaatataataatgaaaataatcaaTTAAAAGATGacaataatgataataatttgaaaaaagaaaaaataaaagatgatACTAACAGTATTACTAATGAAAAGGAACAAGAGGAAAAAGAGCTTTCTATTGATATACATAATCAAATGATTCCTTATTTAATGATAAAACAAGAAGAGAGcaataaaatagaagaacccgaagaaaaaaa agaAATCATTTGGAATTTAGAAGATGAGAATTTTTTAAGTTCAAATTCACCAAGTCAAAGCTCtcaat tctATGAATACCAGTGGtcttattttaaagaaaaaaaatggattaattttacttattacattaatagaattatgaattattattttaatattaatgatgatttttttacttacaaagagaaaaa cacAATATATGAAATAGATTTTGTAAAAAGTATCAGAATAGATTTAAGCACTGGGTTGTATACTAAAATTAGGAAaactattataaaataa